In Fodinicola acaciae, the following proteins share a genomic window:
- a CDS encoding adenylyltransferase/cytidyltransferase family protein: MTVVGYVPGAYDLFHVGHLNILRRARPDCDVLIAGVVTDETVLRAKGKPPVVPLVERLQIVASIGFVDQAVVDTSTDKRVMWERLHFDVLFKGDDWKGTEKGALLESSMASVGVRVVYFPYTAHTSSTSLRALLARQLT; the protein is encoded by the coding sequence ATGACCGTCGTCGGCTATGTCCCCGGTGCGTACGACCTCTTCCACGTCGGCCACCTCAACATCCTGCGGCGGGCGCGGCCCGACTGCGACGTGCTGATCGCCGGGGTGGTGACCGACGAGACCGTCCTGCGCGCGAAAGGAAAACCGCCGGTCGTGCCGCTGGTGGAGCGGCTGCAGATCGTCGCGAGCATCGGCTTCGTCGACCAGGCCGTCGTCGACACCTCCACCGACAAGCGGGTCATGTGGGAACGGCTGCATTTCGACGTACTGTTCAAGGGCGACGACTGGAAAGGCACCGAGAAGGGTGCCCTGCTGGAGTCGTCGATGGCCTCGGTCGGCGTACGCGTCGTCTATTTTCCTTACACGGCACACACATCCAGCACGTCCCTGCGTGCTCTGCTGGCCCGTCAGTTGACGTAG
- a CDS encoding polysaccharide deacetylase family protein, with amino-acid sequence MTGKTLAAALLAAAMLAGTTPAVASPPVPYGDERPGPAGAGPRLADLGPWPKLPPAPKPQRVRLKSSGEYIQTVLRIPVDQKVVFITIDDGGYQPPEAGRVLREANIPTSLFLISSPATQHPDFFRQLQAERATIQAHTQSHKQLKGLPEQTQRFEICGSVDKLEGVAGRRPTLFRPPYGVYDLTTLKVAQSCGGLVAMMMWEGSVIGGVLYIAQHPFHPVNNPVYPGMVLLMHFTPDFERDMHVLLNAIAASPGYSVARLEDYVN; translated from the coding sequence ATGACGGGGAAAACACTCGCGGCCGCGCTGCTGGCCGCGGCCATGCTGGCCGGCACGACACCCGCGGTGGCGAGTCCTCCGGTGCCATACGGCGACGAACGTCCAGGTCCGGCCGGCGCCGGTCCGCGGTTGGCCGACCTCGGTCCGTGGCCGAAGCTGCCGCCGGCACCGAAACCGCAGCGCGTACGTCTCAAGTCGTCCGGCGAATACATCCAGACCGTGCTGCGCATACCGGTCGACCAGAAGGTCGTCTTCATCACCATCGACGACGGCGGATACCAGCCGCCGGAGGCCGGGCGGGTGTTGCGGGAAGCCAACATCCCGACCTCGCTGTTCCTGATTTCCTCGCCGGCGACCCAACACCCCGACTTCTTCCGCCAGCTGCAGGCAGAGCGCGCCACGATCCAGGCACACACGCAGTCGCACAAGCAGCTCAAGGGCCTGCCGGAGCAGACGCAGCGGTTCGAGATCTGCGGCTCGGTCGACAAACTGGAAGGCGTGGCCGGGCGGCGGCCGACGCTCTTCCGGCCACCGTACGGTGTCTACGACCTGACGACGCTGAAAGTGGCGCAGAGCTGCGGCGGCCTGGTCGCGATGATGATGTGGGAGGGGTCGGTGATCGGCGGCGTCCTCTACATCGCGCAACATCCGTTCCATCCGGTCAACAACCCGGTCTATCCCGGCATGGTGCTGCTGATGCACTTCACGCCGGACTTCGAGCGCGACATGCACGTGCTGCTCAACGCGATCGCGGCCTCACCGGGTTATTCGGTGGCGCGCCTGGAGGACTACGTCAACTGA
- a CDS encoding sugar transferase, which translates to MADLQDRVRRPRLDVAPETPGWERRYPRQLAIVDGSAAIVAAALGFWVRFGAIPHHAVAYVVGSAFFPAIWVLVLMMARAYESRYLFVGNEEYRRVLNAGIFLTAATAFVSYVFSIELARGYVVVVFPVVTVATLLARYFLRRHLVSQRERGRCMRRVIVVGDGPAVSELHQLLARHRYHGMQVIGVCVPPKRAGRDSLAGIDVVGTFDTIVAAVADHRADTVAILPSPELTSAMLRRLLWSLENTGTDVIVAGALLDVAGPRTSLRPIDGLPMLHLDHAELTGSRWVVKRLFDVFFASLLLLFAMPLLAALAVAIRHGSPGPAFFRQTRVGKDGETFTILKLRTMYADAERRLDELAPHNEHDGLLFKIRHDPRVTPLGRWLRRFSVDELPQLFNVVAGQMSLVGPRPPLPSEVAAYPDDLMRRLVVKPGVTGLWQVSGRADLSWEDSMRLDLRYVENWSLTLDLVVLLRTITAVIRSAGAY; encoded by the coding sequence ATGGCCGATCTGCAGGACCGGGTGCGCAGACCCCGGCTCGACGTCGCGCCGGAAACCCCAGGTTGGGAACGCCGTTATCCGCGGCAGCTGGCGATCGTCGACGGGTCGGCGGCGATAGTCGCGGCGGCCCTGGGCTTCTGGGTCAGGTTTGGCGCGATCCCGCATCACGCGGTCGCGTACGTGGTGGGCTCGGCCTTCTTCCCGGCGATCTGGGTGCTCGTGCTGATGATGGCCAGAGCGTACGAGTCGCGCTATCTGTTCGTCGGCAACGAGGAATACCGCCGCGTGCTCAACGCCGGCATCTTCCTGACCGCGGCGACCGCCTTCGTCTCGTACGTCTTCAGCATCGAGCTGGCACGCGGCTACGTCGTCGTCGTTTTCCCGGTCGTCACGGTCGCGACTTTGCTCGCCCGCTATTTTCTCCGCCGCCACCTGGTGAGCCAACGCGAACGCGGCCGCTGCATGCGCCGGGTGATCGTGGTCGGCGACGGCCCGGCGGTCAGCGAGCTGCACCAGCTGCTCGCGCGCCACCGCTATCACGGCATGCAGGTGATCGGCGTGTGCGTACCACCCAAACGTGCCGGCCGCGACAGCCTCGCCGGCATCGACGTCGTTGGTACGTTCGACACGATCGTCGCCGCGGTCGCCGACCATCGCGCGGACACCGTCGCCATCCTGCCGTCGCCGGAGCTCACCTCGGCCATGCTGCGCAGATTGCTGTGGTCGCTGGAAAACACCGGCACCGACGTGATCGTCGCCGGCGCGTTGCTCGACGTCGCCGGACCGCGTACGTCCCTGCGGCCAATCGACGGCCTGCCGATGCTGCACCTCGACCACGCCGAGCTGACCGGCAGCCGCTGGGTCGTCAAGCGGCTGTTCGACGTGTTTTTCGCGTCGCTGCTGCTGCTTTTCGCCATGCCGCTGCTCGCCGCACTCGCGGTGGCGATCCGGCACGGCTCGCCGGGGCCGGCGTTCTTCCGGCAGACCAGGGTCGGCAAGGACGGTGAGACGTTCACGATCCTGAAGCTGCGCACCATGTACGCCGACGCCGAACGCCGTCTCGACGAGCTGGCCCCGCACAACGAGCACGACGGCCTGCTTTTCAAGATCCGCCACGATCCGCGGGTGACGCCGCTCGGCCGCTGGCTGCGCCGGTTTTCCGTCGACGAGCTGCCGCAGTTGTTCAACGTCGTCGCCGGGCAGATGAGCCTGGTCGGCCCGCGTCCGCCGCTGCCGTCGGAGGTGGCGGCCTATCCGGACGACCTGATGCGCCGCCTGGTGGTCAAACCCGGAGTCACCGGCCTGTGGCAGGTGAGCGGCCGCGCCGACCTGTCGTGGGAGGACTCGATGCGGCTCGACCTGCGATATGTCGAAAACTGGTCGCTGACCCTGGACCTGGTCGTCCTGCTCCGGACGATCACCGCGGTAATCAGAAGTGCTGGGGCATACTGA
- a CDS encoding ribose-phosphate diphosphokinase: protein MNSLQAENRKSLMLFSGRAYPELADEIGAHLGLQPTPTAAYDFANGEIFVRFEESVRGSDAFVVQSMTEPINKWLVEALIMVDALKRGSAKRITVVVPFFPYARQDKKHRGREPISARLVADMFKTAGADRILTVDLHTAQISGFFDGPVDHLFALSILADYVKKQYEGRKFTVVAPDSGRVRVAERWTDELGGCPLAFIHKTRDPLVPNEVVANRVVGDVEGRTCILVDDMIDTGGTIAKASEALFAADAGDVIVAATHGVLSDPATERLKNSRISEVVLTNTLPVPPEKNLDKLTLLSIAPLIARAISEVFSDGSVTSLFGGVS from the coding sequence GTGAACAGTTTGCAGGCGGAAAACCGCAAGAGCCTGATGCTCTTCTCCGGCCGGGCCTACCCGGAGCTCGCCGACGAGATCGGCGCGCACCTGGGCCTGCAGCCGACGCCGACGGCCGCGTACGACTTCGCCAACGGCGAGATCTTCGTACGCTTCGAGGAGTCGGTCCGCGGCTCCGACGCCTTCGTGGTGCAGTCGATGACCGAGCCGATCAACAAGTGGCTGGTCGAGGCGCTGATCATGGTCGACGCGCTCAAGCGCGGCTCGGCCAAGCGGATCACCGTCGTCGTGCCGTTCTTCCCGTACGCTCGCCAGGACAAGAAGCACCGCGGCCGTGAGCCGATCTCGGCGCGGCTGGTCGCCGACATGTTCAAGACCGCCGGCGCCGACCGCATCCTCACCGTCGACCTGCACACCGCGCAGATCTCCGGCTTCTTCGACGGCCCGGTCGACCACCTGTTCGCGCTGTCGATCCTGGCCGACTACGTGAAGAAGCAGTACGAGGGCCGCAAGTTCACCGTGGTCGCGCCCGACTCCGGCCGCGTACGCGTGGCGGAGCGGTGGACCGACGAGCTCGGCGGCTGTCCGCTGGCCTTCATCCACAAGACCCGCGACCCGCTGGTGCCCAACGAGGTGGTCGCCAACCGCGTCGTCGGCGACGTCGAGGGCCGCACGTGCATCCTGGTCGACGACATGATCGACACCGGCGGCACGATCGCCAAGGCGTCCGAGGCGCTGTTCGCCGCCGACGCAGGTGACGTGATCGTGGCCGCGACCCATGGCGTGCTGTCCGACCCGGCGACCGAGCGGCTGAAGAACAGCCGGATCAGCGAGGTCGTGCTCACCAACACGTTGCCGGTGCCGCCGGAGAAAAACCTCGACAAGCTCACGCTGCTCTCGATCGCGCCGCTGATCGCCCGCGCCATCAGCGAGGTGTTCTCGGACGGTTCGGTGACCAGCCTCTTCGGCGGTGTCAGCTAG